In Cryptomeria japonica chromosome 10, Sugi_1.0, whole genome shotgun sequence, a genomic segment contains:
- the LOC131078954 gene encoding inositol-tetrakisphosphate 1-kinase 1, which translates to MSNENRRYGIGYALAPKKKNSFIQHSLVELARQRGIDLICIDNEKPLIDQGPFDCILHKLPGEDWKKQLNDYTLRYPDVFIIDKPEAIERLHNRISMLQVVSELSIIKQEDEDETYGIPKQTVVYKAEALSDCETLAGLNFPVIAKPLVADGSVKSHKMSLVYNSEGLLKLKPPLVLQEFVNHGGVIFKVYVVGDYVKCVKRKSLPDVPEEKLGSSEGPMPFCHVSNVTQDHKNEMYYEVMQLEDAELPPARFVAKIAGSLRRALGLHLFNFDVIRDTKVGNHYLVIDINYFPGYAKMPAYESVLTDFFWNIFHDKKRLEGNGIEDGNSDCAWSVSGKDENDVDQCTGAPVTLEKARDASIGTLDKKGDMLGATCDKSGYTVGKALLKANESSKETLVKAEDISNISDEGFPNINTDSNASSQ; encoded by the coding sequence ATGTCGAACGAAAACAGACGGTATGGAATTGGGTATGCCTTGGCACCCAAGAAGAAGAACAGTTTTATTCAGCATTCATTGGTTGAGCTTGCCAGGCAACGAGGCATTGACCTAatttgtattgataatgaaaagcCCTTAATAGATCAAGGTCCCTTTGATTGTATTCTGCACAAGCTTCCTGGTGAGGATTGGAAAAAACAGTTGAATGACTACACGTTGAGATACCCAGATGTGTTCATTATTGATAAGCCCGAGGCTATTGAGAGGCTGCACAATCGGATCTCCATGCTGCAAGTGGTTTCTGAACTTAGTATTATTAAGCAGGAGGATGAGGACGAGACATATGGAATACCCAAGCAAACTGTGGTTTATAAGGCTGAGGCTCTGAGTGATTGTGAGACCTTGGCAGGGTTAAATTTTCCTGTTATTGCCAAACCCTTGGTTGCTGATGGGAGTGTCAAGTCACATAAAATGTCTCTTGTGTACAATTCTGAGGGCCTGCTTAAGCTGAAGCCTCCACTTGTGCTGCAGGAGTTTGTTAACCACGGAGGGGTTATCTTTAAGGTGTATGTTGTGGGAGATTATGTGAAGTGTGTGAAGAGGAAGTCGTTGCCTGATGTGCCAGAAGAGAAATTGGGGAGTTCGGAGGGCCCGATGCCATTTTGTCATGTGTCTAATGTGACCCAAGATCATAAAAATGAGATGTATTATGAGGTTATGCAGTTGGAGGATGCTGAATTGCCACCAGCAAGATTTGTTGCAAAGATTGCTGGGAGCTTGAGAAGGGCATTGGGATTGCATTTGTTTAATTTTGATGTTATCAGGGACACCAAGGTTGGGAATCATTACCTTGTGATTGATATCAATTACTTTCCTGGTTATGCAAAGATGCCGGCTTATGAGTCAGTGTTGACAGATTTCTTCTGgaatatttttcatgacaagaagaGGTTGGAGGGCAATGGAATTGAAGATGGTAATTCGGATTGTGCATGGTCTGTTAGTGGcaaggatgaaaatgatgttgaCCAGTGCACTGGTGCGCCTGTGACCTTGGAGAAAGCGAGGGATGCTTCAATAGGAACATTGGACAAAAAAGGGGATATGTTGGGTGCAACCTGTGATAAATCAGGGTACACTGTGGGGAAAGCCTTGCTCAAAGCAAACGAATCTTCAAAAGAAACATTGGTCAAAGCAGAGGATATTTCAAACATCAGTGATGAAGGATTTCCTAACATTAATACTGATAGCAATGCGTCTTCCCAATAA